A stretch of the Candidatus Babeliales bacterium genome encodes the following:
- the metG gene encoding methionine--tRNA ligase codes for MKPSTFYVTTPIYYGTAKPHLGSLYSTLLADVAARWNKLKGKEVFFLTGTDEHGQKIAQAAEKAGKEPQVFVDSFIPAYKDAWKAYNIEYDHFIRTTDTHHIKAVQQWLQDLIDKGDIYKDFYKGWYCTPCETFVDTQDDAPPCPSCGRATQLVSEESYFFKLSKYQDRLLTFYEECPEFVIPRERLNEVISFVKGGLKDLSISRTTVKWGIPFPGDPKHVVYVWADALNNYITGVGYGDPSKKAMFEKWWPANLHVMAKDILRFHAVYWPAFLMASNLALPKHMLVHGWITVNKQKMSKSFGNVVDPMELQATYGVDPVRYYLVRQMAVTHDGDFSDTELEQKIETDLANDLGNLLNRTLSLSLRYDLEKVEAPDTWSPEAHELRNHANAMLLAYCEAMDGCLYHQALGHVWKFINQTNAFFHAQEPWKLVKNDKAAFADRIAATCHALKTIGVILLPVMPDKMMVLLDALGYSIIIQPGIDNIEQMAGAWCHVFTLKKIPTLFEKSGIAHGD; via the coding sequence GTGAAACCATCAACTTTTTATGTTACGACTCCCATCTATTATGGGACTGCTAAACCTCATCTTGGGTCGCTGTATTCTACTCTGCTTGCTGATGTAGCGGCACGCTGGAATAAGCTCAAGGGTAAGGAGGTTTTCTTTCTGACTGGAACGGACGAGCACGGCCAAAAGATTGCCCAGGCTGCAGAGAAAGCTGGCAAGGAACCACAAGTGTTTGTCGATAGCTTTATCCCTGCTTATAAGGATGCGTGGAAAGCTTACAATATCGAGTATGATCACTTTATTCGAACTACAGATACGCATCACATTAAAGCGGTACAGCAGTGGTTGCAAGACCTGATTGATAAGGGTGATATCTATAAAGATTTTTATAAAGGCTGGTATTGTACGCCATGTGAAACCTTTGTCGATACGCAAGATGATGCGCCACCATGTCCATCATGTGGTCGTGCAACGCAGTTGGTGTCTGAAGAGAGCTACTTCTTTAAACTTTCCAAGTATCAGGATCGACTTCTTACTTTTTATGAAGAGTGCCCTGAATTTGTGATTCCTCGTGAGCGGCTTAACGAAGTGATTTCATTTGTGAAGGGAGGGCTTAAGGATTTAAGCATTTCGCGTACAACAGTTAAATGGGGAATTCCATTCCCGGGTGATCCCAAGCACGTTGTGTACGTGTGGGCGGATGCACTCAATAACTATATTACAGGTGTTGGTTATGGTGATCCCTCCAAAAAAGCAATGTTTGAAAAATGGTGGCCTGCCAATTTGCATGTCATGGCAAAAGATATCTTGAGATTCCATGCAGTTTATTGGCCTGCATTCCTGATGGCATCCAATCTTGCACTTCCAAAGCATATGTTGGTGCATGGATGGATTACCGTAAACAAACAGAAGATGTCAAAATCGTTTGGTAACGTTGTTGATCCTATGGAATTACAAGCAACGTACGGAGTCGATCCGGTTCGCTATTATCTTGTGCGCCAGATGGCGGTAACGCATGATGGTGATTTTAGTGATACCGAACTCGAACAAAAGATTGAAACTGATCTTGCCAACGATCTTGGTAATCTCTTGAACCGGACATTGAGCCTTTCATTACGATATGATCTAGAGAAGGTTGAAGCTCCTGATACATGGTCACCAGAGGCACACGAATTGCGCAATCATGCCAATGCTATGTTACTTGCCTATTGTGAGGCAATGGATGGATGTCTTTATCACCAAGCTCTCGGACACGTCTGGAAGTTCATCAATCAAACGAATGCATTTTTCCATGCACAAGAACCATGGAAGCTTGTTAAGAATGATAAGGCCGCATTTGCAGACCGAATTGCAGCAACCTGTCATGCACTCAAAACGATAGGCGTTATTTTATTGCCGGTAATGCCTGATAAAATGATGGTGCTGCTTGATGCGCTTGGATACTCGATCATCATTCAGCCAGGAATCGATAACATCGAACAGATGGCTGGTGCATGGTGCCATGTGTTTACATTAAAGAAGATACCAACCTTATTCGAAAAGTCAGGAATAGCTCATGGAGACTAA